From the Lacipirellulaceae bacterium genome, the window CTATGCCTGATGACCCGGCAAGTACGAATCGCGTTCGCCTCGCTCAGTTCGACCGCGATATCAACGACGACGACTATACCGCCGTCGTTGGACTAAACAACGGTTCGAGCCAGGGCATCCCTTGGCTGGTGGCTCACAGCTACAACGCGATTGCCGTCGGTCGCAGTGACGGCAACCACAGCACCGGGCTGACGATTGATACGATGACGTCCGCGTCCAACTACGGCCCAGGGAGAAGCAAGCCCGACCTCGTCGCCGACGCTACCACGTCAAGTCGTGCGACGGCAACGGTTAGTTCCGCAGCGGCTGTGCTACGCGGGTTGCTTGAAGGCACCGACGGCGACCGATCCGAGCCCATCAAAGCGATTCTGATGGCGGGCGCGACGAAGGACTCAACTCGGTTTACCTTTAATTGGTCGCGAGACGTCGATACCCCCTCGAATACTTACACAACTTCGCTGGACGATACCTACGGGGCGGGTGAGCTGAACATCTTTAACAGCTACAAGATCCAACTGGGCGGTCAGTTTGATGGAGGAACCGATCTCCCCTCCGCGGTTAACGCCGGTGCACACGGTTGGGATTACGGCAACGTGGGAATAGGCGAAGATCGTTTCTACACGTTCACCGTTGCTGAAGGTATCACGGCCCAAGAGCTCTCGATCATCCTCACTTGGAACACGCCGGGAGGAAACAACGGCAGTTTCCCAGGCGACGCGCCGCCGTTGGCGAATCTTGATTTAGAACTGCTCGACAGTTCAGGTGAAGTCGTCCTGGACCACCTGGGAGTGTTTGGGGTCAGTGCGAGTACTGTGGAGAATGTTGAGCACCTCTACTTGCAAGACCTTGCTGCAGGTGACTACACGTTGCGAATTGCTGGCGATGCGTCATCAGCAACCGATTATGGCTTGGCTTGGCGAACCGAAACGCTAGCTGACATGGTCAATGCCGATTTCGACGACGATGGTTTCGTTGATGGGGCCGATTTGCTGATCTTTCAGCGTGGGTTCGGCAAGGTGGTCAACGCCACCCATGCTGACGGTGATGCAGACGGCGATGGGGATGTCGACGCGGACGACTTGGCTGCCATCAATGCGGGCTTTGGGGGAGTCGAAAGCGTAAGTGCGGTGCAGTTTGCAGCCTTCCTCGCCAGCGTGCCTGAGCCGAGTAGCTTCGCTCTCTTCTGGGCAAGCATGCTCTTACTATCGGCTCAACGCGGGCAGCGTAGGACTTGACGTTAGGATTTGAGAAACTGGGCCGTTCAGAAAGCTATCTTTTCACGTGTCACTCTACTAGCAAAAATTACGATTCTTCTCTTCAGCAATTTTGCAAGATCGTATGGACCAGCCCCAGTATCAAACGCAGAAGGCGCGAACCTGTCGTCCAGGCTTCACGCTTGTTGAACTGCTGGTCGTGATTGCGATTATTGGCACGTTAATCTCGATGCTGTTGCCCGCCGTGCAGCAATCACGTGAATCGGGGCGAAGAATCAGTTGCGTCAACAATCTCAAGCAACTAGCCCTCGCGTTGACGAACTATGAGTCCAGTCGAGGCAAGCTCCCTCCAGCAGGCAAGTTAAAAAAACAACCGCTGAAAGAGGCATATAGCAGTCGGGCATCGCAACATGTCATGGATATGCAATCGGGGACGAATCATAGTTGGATCGTTCTAACACTGCCTTATCTCGAGCAAACGTCACTTTATGAGCAGTTTGATTTGAAGGCTCACGTCTCCGAAAGCGACGGCGATCCACAGGCCGTACAGCCTCCAACGCTCCTTTGTCCAAGTGGGCAAGCTATCGGGCGAGCTTTTCAGTGGAGCTCCTCCCAGGGAAACACTGAATTGTTTGGGAAGGGCAATTATGCCGCATACTCCAGCCCTTTTCATATTGACGACTACTACAACCCCGGCGCTGTCCATGTGCTGGGCGTGAAGTTGCAGCAGGTTACTGATGGCCTCTCAAATACGCTCGCGATTGCAGAGGTCAGAACGCGAGAGAACGATCGCGACCAACGTGGAGTCTGGGCTTTGCCCTGGTCGGGATCTACCCTTCTCTCGGTGGATGCTCATCCCGTGCAGTACCCCGTCGAATCGGAGGAGATCGCTGAGCACTATTCGCCGCTGCTGACTCAAAAAACCGGGTTCCAAACTCCGAATTCTCGAACGGTCGATGTCCTTTACGAGTGCCCGGATAAAGTGGGTGAGCAGATTGACCGCATGCCCTGCACAGAACATAACGGTTATATGTCAGCCTCCCCTCGCTCGATGCACATAGGCGGAGTCAACGCAGGGTTTCTTGATGGGAGCGTCCGATTCGTGAGCGATGACGTTGATCCGCATACCATGGCTTTACAGATCTCGATTGAGGACGGATTGCAATGAGCAACGTTGGCCATTCACGCAGCTTGGCTAGATTTGGGCTGGCCGGCGAAACGAAAGCTGCAAAACCTTCTCGCAGCTTTTCTACTGGCGAGATCGTCTGCTGGTCGGGTATCGTCCTGGGTGGTTTGCTGATTCTGGGCGGACTCGCTTGGAACGGGCAAGCCAAGGCAGCCGACGTGTGGACTGAGGAGCAAGCCGCTGAGTATGAGGCAGCCTCTCAAGCGATGCATTGCTTGGCCAACGAGGCAGCCGAACATGACTCTCATCGTCACGCTGCGGACCACGACCACCAACACGGTGAGTTGAGCCTGGAGACGACACAACGCTTCGAACGAATCGAACAAGAGCTAGAGGCTGCTCTCTACAAACGCGACGTCTTGGGAATTCGCGTGATGCAAGCAGGAATGCTCGCTGTTGTCGGATTCGGACTCGGTCTACGTTCGATTCATCAGAAGTCGTAGAACCAGCCCGCTCAATACAACTGGCGTTTCTCTCCGAGCCCGATACGACGTATACTTCTTCTCTCTGGCGTTTGCCGGCATCCCACAGGTGTTGGTCATTAGCCCTGACATCCCCCTTCGATTCTAGTCGAAATTAATTCCATGAACCGATCTCGAATTACCGTTTTGGCACTGGCCCTTTTTTCGCTAGTCGCATTTTCCTGTTGGTCGGTCGCTCAGGATGAAGAGCTGCCAGCTCGTGGTGCCAACGGACTTCCACCTCAGCGGCAATTGCCGAAGACCGATGCGCGGCATCATAGTTATGCAATCGGGTTGAATATGGGGGCAAGCCTGAACGATGACGAGATTGAGGTAGACGTCGATAGTCTTGTGGCTGGCCTGAAAGATGGCTTGAAGCGCGCAGAGCCTCGCTACTCACAGGAGATCCTTGGCGCTGCGATGCAGCGATTGTCGACCGAGCAGATGGAAAAAGCGAAGCGACGCATGGCGGTCCTGAAGAAACAGAACGAGGCGTTTCTCGCCAAGAACGCTCAAGCAAAAGGAGTGCAAGTCACAAAGAGCGGCTTGCAGTATCAGGTACTCGCCAGTGGAAAGGGCGATTCTCCGAAGGCGACCGATTCCGTACGCGTGCACTATCAAGGGAGCTTGATCGACGGTTCGGTATTTGATGGTTCAATCGGTGGACCACCATTTGAGTTTGCTCTGACCCCACCTGACGGCAGGCCCGGCGTGATTGCGGGCTGGATCGAAGCCCTGCAAAGAATGAAACCGGGTGATCGCTGGCGAATCTTCATCCCGTCAGAACTTGCCTACGGAGAGCAAGGTTTCGGCGAGGTGATTCCGCCGCACTCGACGCTCGTCTTCGAACTCGAGTTGATCGAGGTGCTGTGAGGCCGGCTCATTCCTTCGATCCTTCTCTAGCCGCTAGATTTGGGCAAACTCTTGCCACGAGGGACGAAAACCGTTGTGCTGTACCAAGCCTGATGGGGGGATCCAGCAGGCTCGGTTGCTCAAGGAAGGTATTTCACCGTCCACTCTTTTCGAGTATCGCTCTAAACCGTTTTCGATGCTGGATTTAAGGCTGCCAGAAGTGCTCGGTCGTGCTGCGCACGGAATATCAATGGCTGATTCCGCCCCGGTATGTTCCTGATGCAGCGAACGACAAGTTCAGGAGTGGTAATTGGCATGTTGCAAGTTTTCAAAGGC encodes:
- a CDS encoding DUF1559 domain-containing protein gives rise to the protein MDQPQYQTQKARTCRPGFTLVELLVVIAIIGTLISMLLPAVQQSRESGRRISCVNNLKQLALALTNYESSRGKLPPAGKLKKQPLKEAYSSRASQHVMDMQSGTNHSWIVLTLPYLEQTSLYEQFDLKAHVSESDGDPQAVQPPTLLCPSGQAIGRAFQWSSSQGNTELFGKGNYAAYSSPFHIDDYYNPGAVHVLGVKLQQVTDGLSNTLAIAEVRTRENDRDQRGVWALPWSGSTLLSVDAHPVQYPVESEEIAEHYSPLLTQKTGFQTPNSRTVDVLYECPDKVGEQIDRMPCTEHNGYMSASPRSMHIGGVNAGFLDGSVRFVSDDVDPHTMALQISIEDGLQ
- a CDS encoding FKBP-type peptidyl-prolyl cis-trans isomerase; the encoded protein is MNRSRITVLALALFSLVAFSCWSVAQDEELPARGANGLPPQRQLPKTDARHHSYAIGLNMGASLNDDEIEVDVDSLVAGLKDGLKRAEPRYSQEILGAAMQRLSTEQMEKAKRRMAVLKKQNEAFLAKNAQAKGVQVTKSGLQYQVLASGKGDSPKATDSVRVHYQGSLIDGSVFDGSIGGPPFEFALTPPDGRPGVIAGWIEALQRMKPGDRWRIFIPSELAYGEQGFGEVIPPHSTLVFELELIEVL